In Pseudomonas fluorescens NCIMB 11764, a single window of DNA contains:
- the pstB gene encoding phosphate ABC transporter ATP-binding protein PstB: protein MQHEAHTHGINMSALGRDKQSLSLAQETVAIEVPGLSLFYGDKQALFDVSMNIPKQRVTAFIGPSGCGKSTLLRTFNRMNDLVDGCRVEGEINLYGNNIYRKGEDVAELRRRVGMVFQKPNPFPKTIYENVVYGLRIQGINKKRILDEAVEWALKGAALWDEVKDRLHESALGLSGGQQQRLVIARTIAVEPEVLLLDEPCSALDPISTLKVEELIYELKSKFTIVIVTHNMQQAARVSDYTAFMYMGKLVEFGDTDTLFTNPAKKQTEDYITGRYG, encoded by the coding sequence ATGCAGCACGAAGCACATACCCACGGCATCAACATGTCTGCCCTGGGCCGCGACAAGCAGAGCCTGAGCCTGGCGCAGGAAACCGTGGCCATCGAAGTGCCGGGCCTGAGCCTGTTCTACGGCGACAAACAAGCGCTGTTCGACGTCAGCATGAACATCCCGAAACAGCGCGTGACCGCCTTCATCGGCCCGTCCGGCTGCGGCAAGTCCACGCTGCTGCGCACCTTCAACCGCATGAACGATCTGGTTGACGGCTGCCGCGTAGAAGGCGAAATCAACCTCTACGGCAATAACATCTACCGCAAGGGCGAAGACGTGGCCGAGCTGCGCCGTCGCGTCGGCATGGTGTTCCAGAAGCCGAACCCGTTCCCGAAAACCATCTACGAGAACGTGGTTTACGGTCTGCGCATCCAGGGCATCAACAAGAAGCGCATTCTTGACGAAGCCGTCGAGTGGGCGTTGAAAGGCGCGGCACTGTGGGACGAAGTCAAAGACCGTCTGCACGAATCGGCACTCGGCCTGTCCGGTGGTCAGCAACAACGTCTGGTGATCGCGCGCACCATCGCCGTGGAGCCGGAAGTGCTGCTGCTCGACGAACCGTGCTCGGCACTCGACCCGATCTCGACGCTGAAAGTCGAAGAGCTGATCTACGAACTGAAATCGAAGTTCACCATCGTCATCGTGACCCACAACATGCAACAGGCCGCACGGGTTTCCGACTACACGGCGTTCATGTACATGGGCAAACTGGTGGAATTCGGCGATACCGACACCCTGTTCACCAATCCGGCGAAGAAGCAGACCGAAGACTACATCACCGGTCGTTACGGCTAG
- the pstA gene encoding phosphate ABC transporter permease PstA — MKQNSLNGWFKSGAPGVWISGGAVSIAVIMTIGLLAVIAVRGLGHFWPADLIHASYDVPGQANHLVIGEIVQKEEVPRERLKSAGLPVPDEGPEFMTRELIKVGNRDLNGNDFTWIVGEWLTNQTTPPELMAIERREWGNFYGYLVNVKQEGKVIAEGEAAWPELQARVARVNELAAQLKTLEKVDIGAINAGLERIRLHGRKLELNGTLDAAAQADMESDRAELNARYQDVEARLADLHAQFNRDSLTARDANGKEVVIDIGKVVHAYQPNAMGTMTKIGFYFSKVWEFLSDDPREANTEGGIFPAIFGTVMMTLIMAMIVTPFGVLAAVYLREYAKQNALTRIIRIAVNNLAGVPAIVYGVFGLGFFVYVLGGSVDRLFFPEALPAPTFGTPGLLWASLTLALLAVPVVIVATEEGLARIPRTVREGSLALGATKAETLWKIVLPMASPAMMTGMILAVARAAGEVAPLMLVGVVKLAPSLPLDGNYPYLHLDQKIMHLGFHIYDVGFQSPNVEAARPLVYATALLLVLVIATLNLSAVYIRNHLREKYKALDS, encoded by the coding sequence GTGAAACAGAACTCCCTGAATGGATGGTTCAAGAGCGGCGCCCCCGGCGTCTGGATCAGCGGTGGCGCGGTGTCCATTGCGGTCATCATGACCATTGGCCTGCTCGCGGTGATTGCCGTGCGTGGCCTGGGTCACTTCTGGCCGGCGGATTTGATTCACGCCAGCTACGACGTGCCCGGCCAGGCCAATCACCTGGTCATCGGCGAAATCGTGCAGAAAGAAGAAGTGCCGCGCGAACGCCTGAAAAGCGCTGGCCTGCCGGTGCCCGATGAGGGCCCGGAGTTCATGACCCGCGAGCTGATCAAGGTCGGCAACCGTGACCTGAACGGCAACGACTTCACCTGGATCGTCGGCGAGTGGCTGACTAACCAAACCACTCCGCCAGAACTCATGGCTATCGAGCGTCGCGAGTGGGGCAATTTCTACGGCTATCTGGTCAACGTCAAACAGGAAGGCAAAGTCATTGCTGAAGGCGAAGCCGCGTGGCCTGAGTTGCAGGCTCGCGTTGCCCGCGTCAACGAGCTCGCCGCACAGCTCAAGACCCTGGAAAAAGTCGACATCGGCGCGATCAACGCCGGCCTCGAACGCATCCGCCTGCACGGTCGCAAGCTCGAGCTGAACGGCACCCTTGACGCCGCTGCACAAGCGGACATGGAATCCGACCGCGCCGAGCTGAACGCCCGTTATCAGGACGTCGAAGCACGTCTTGCCGACCTGCACGCCCAGTTCAACCGTGACAGCCTGACGGCCCGCGATGCCAACGGCAAAGAAGTCGTGATCGACATCGGCAAAGTGGTTCACGCCTACCAGCCGAACGCCATGGGCACGATGACCAAGATCGGCTTCTACTTCAGCAAGGTCTGGGAATTCCTCAGCGACGACCCGCGTGAAGCGAACACCGAAGGCGGGATCTTCCCGGCGATTTTCGGCACCGTGATGATGACCCTGATCATGGCGATGATCGTGACCCCGTTCGGTGTACTGGCAGCGGTTTACCTGCGCGAATACGCCAAGCAGAACGCACTGACCCGGATTATCCGTATCGCCGTGAACAACCTGGCGGGCGTTCCGGCCATCGTTTACGGCGTGTTCGGCCTGGGCTTCTTCGTTTATGTGCTGGGCGGCTCGGTCGACCGGTTGTTCTTCCCTGAAGCGCTGCCGGCACCGACCTTCGGTACGCCGGGTCTGCTCTGGGCTTCCCTGACCCTGGCATTGCTGGCGGTGCCGGTGGTGATCGTGGCCACTGAAGAAGGCCTGGCGCGGATTCCTCGCACCGTGCGTGAAGGCTCGCTGGCCCTCGGCGCGACCAAGGCGGAAACCTTGTGGAAGATCGTGCTGCCGATGGCCAGCCCGGCCATGATGACCGGCATGATCCTCGCCGTGGCTCGCGCCGCCGGTGAAGTGGCGCCGCTGATGCTGGTGGGTGTGGTGAAACTGGCACCGTCGCTGCCGCTGGATGGCAACTACCCGTACCTTCACCTTGACCAGAAGATCATGCACCTGGGCTTCCATATTTATGACGTCGGCTTCCAGAGCCCGAACGTCGAAGCCGCACGACCGCTGGTGTACGCCACGGCGCTGCTGCTGGTACTGGTGATTGCGACATTGAACCTGTCGGCCGTTTATATCCGCAACCATCTGCGCGAAAAATACAAAGCGCTGGATAGCTGA
- a CDS encoding ABC transporter permease subunit, with translation MQDAGKPLMISLEEQNQVAMRVSDKGQALFFDIDSGAELKRVDLPIPAGTTVTSIGEDQPGHPLVAVGLSNGQALVFRHTYKVSYPDGKKTISPAIEYPYGETPIALNEAGGALEHVSLNATDSTLMLVGSTGSQLNVLSLTSEENMMTGEVTNEQKRIELPQMTEPVKNIFVDPRQQWLYVINGRAQADVFSLRDKSLNGRYKLLENGDAEITASTQLVGGISLILGDSKGGLAQWFMARDPDGELRLKQIRTFQMGTTPIVEITAEERRKGFIALDASGKLGVFHSTAHRTLLVDQVVDGQGLFGLSPRANRIIVEQGGKLQPLLLDNPHPEVSWSALWSKVWYENYDEPKYVWQSTAANTDFEPKLSLSPLTFGTLKAAFYAMLLAAPLAVAAAIYTAYFMAPGMRRKVKPVIELMEAMPTVILGFFAGLFLAPYVEGHLPGIFSLLMLLPIGILVAGFVFSRLPESIRLKVPDGWESAILIPVILFVGWLSLYMSPFMENWFFGGDMRMWISHDLGITYDQRNALVVGLAMGFAVIPNIYSIAEDAVFSVPRGLTLGSLALGATPWQTMTRVVILTASPGIFSALMIGMGRAVGETMIVLMATGNTPVMEMNLFEGLRTLAANVAVEMPESEVGGSHYRVLFLSALVLLLFTFVMNTLAELIRQRLRKKYSSL, from the coding sequence ATGCAAGACGCCGGCAAGCCGTTGATGATCTCTCTGGAAGAGCAGAACCAGGTCGCCATGCGAGTTTCCGACAAAGGGCAGGCGCTGTTTTTTGACATCGACAGTGGCGCTGAACTCAAGCGCGTCGATCTGCCGATCCCGGCCGGCACCACCGTGACCTCCATCGGCGAAGACCAGCCCGGCCATCCGCTGGTCGCGGTAGGTCTGTCCAACGGTCAGGCGCTGGTGTTCCGTCACACCTATAAAGTCAGCTATCCGGATGGCAAGAAAACCATCTCGCCGGCGATCGAATACCCGTACGGCGAAACGCCGATCGCGCTGAACGAAGCGGGCGGTGCGCTGGAGCACGTCAGCCTCAACGCCACGGATTCGACCCTGATGCTGGTCGGTTCCACCGGTTCGCAACTCAATGTGCTCTCGCTGACCAGCGAAGAAAACATGATGACCGGCGAAGTCACCAACGAGCAGAAGCGCATCGAGCTGCCGCAAATGACCGAGCCGGTGAAGAACATCTTCGTCGACCCGCGTCAGCAGTGGCTGTATGTGATTAACGGCCGTGCGCAAGCCGACGTGTTCAGCTTGCGCGACAAGAGCCTCAATGGTCGCTACAAATTGCTCGAAAACGGCGATGCCGAAATTACCGCCAGCACCCAACTGGTGGGCGGTATCTCGCTGATCCTCGGCGACTCCAAGGGTGGTCTGGCCCAGTGGTTCATGGCCCGCGATCCGGATGGTGAGCTGCGCCTGAAGCAGATTCGCACCTTCCAGATGGGCACCACGCCGATTGTTGAAATCACCGCCGAAGAACGTCGCAAAGGCTTCATTGCCCTCGACGCCTCCGGCAAGCTTGGCGTGTTCCACAGTACCGCGCACCGCACCTTGCTGGTGGATCAGGTCGTCGATGGCCAAGGCCTTTTCGGTCTGTCACCACGGGCCAACCGCATCATCGTGGAGCAGGGTGGCAAGCTGCAACCGCTGCTGCTCGACAACCCGCACCCGGAAGTTTCGTGGAGCGCGCTGTGGAGCAAGGTCTGGTACGAGAACTACGACGAGCCTAAATACGTCTGGCAATCGACCGCCGCCAACACCGATTTCGAACCCAAGCTGAGCCTGTCGCCGCTGACCTTCGGCACCCTGAAAGCCGCGTTCTACGCCATGCTGCTGGCCGCTCCACTGGCCGTCGCTGCGGCGATCTACACCGCATACTTCATGGCCCCGGGCATGCGTCGCAAGGTCAAGCCGGTGATCGAGCTGATGGAAGCGATGCCGACGGTGATCCTCGGTTTCTTCGCCGGCCTGTTCCTCGCGCCTTATGTAGAAGGGCATTTGCCGGGCATTTTCAGCCTGCTGATGCTCTTGCCGATCGGCATCCTGGTGGCCGGCTTCGTCTTCAGTCGCCTGCCTGAGTCCATCCGCCTGAAAGTGCCGGATGGCTGGGAGAGTGCGATTCTGATCCCGGTGATCCTGTTTGTGGGCTGGCTCTCGCTGTACATGAGCCCGTTCATGGAGAACTGGTTCTTCGGCGGCGACATGCGCATGTGGATCTCCCACGACCTGGGCATCACCTACGACCAGCGCAACGCACTGGTGGTCGGTCTGGCCATGGGCTTCGCGGTGATCCCGAACATCTACTCCATTGCCGAAGACGCCGTGTTCAGCGTGCCTCGCGGCCTGACCCTCGGTTCCCTGGCGCTCGGTGCCACGCCGTGGCAGACCATGACGCGGGTGGTGATCCTCACCGCCAGCCCGGGCATCTTCTCGGCGCTGATGATCGGCATGGGCCGTGCGGTCGGTGAAACCATGATCGTACTGATGGCCACCGGCAACACCCCGGTCATGGAAATGAACCTGTTCGAAGGTCTGCGTACGCTGGCGGCCAACGTCGCGGTGGAAATGCCCGAATCGGAAGTCGGCGGCAGCCACTACCGCGTGCTGTTCCTCTCGGCGCTGGTGCTGCTGTTGTTCACCTTCGTCATGAACACCCTCGCAGAACTGATTCGTCAGCGTCTGCGCAAGAAATACTCGTCGCTTTAA
- a CDS encoding phosphate ABC transporter substrate-binding protein PstS, producing MKLKRLMAAMTFVAAGVATANAVAAVDPAIPSYTKTTGVSGNLSSVGSDTLANLMTLWAENYKKEYPNVNIQIQAAGSSTAPPALTEGTANLGPMSRKMKDNELQAFETKYGYKPTAIPVAVDALAVFVHKDNPIQHMTMEQVDAIFSSTRLCGAKTDVKTWGDLGVTGDLANKPVQLFGRNSVSGTYGYFKEEALCKGDYKPNVNEQPGSASVVQSISSSLNGIGYSGIGYKTASVKTVALAKKGSTEFIEDTEENTLNGKYPLSRFLYVYVNKAPNKPLAPLEAEFVKLILSKQGQEVVVKDGYIPLPAKVAAKALADLGLQEGGSVAKK from the coding sequence ATGAAACTGAAGCGTTTGATGGCGGCAATGACTTTTGTCGCTGCTGGCGTTGCGACTGCCAACGCGGTTGCCGCTGTTGACCCTGCTATCCCGAGCTACACCAAGACCACTGGTGTGTCGGGCAACCTGTCCAGCGTCGGTTCCGATACCCTGGCCAACCTCATGACCCTGTGGGCTGAGAACTACAAAAAAGAATACCCGAACGTCAACATCCAGATTCAGGCTGCTGGTTCCTCTACCGCGCCACCTGCGCTGACTGAAGGCACCGCTAACCTGGGCCCGATGAGCCGCAAGATGAAGGACAACGAGCTGCAGGCCTTCGAAACCAAATACGGCTACAAGCCAACCGCTATCCCGGTTGCCGTGGACGCCCTGGCTGTCTTCGTGCACAAAGACAACCCGATCCAGCACATGACCATGGAGCAAGTCGACGCGATCTTCTCCTCGACTCGTCTGTGCGGTGCTAAAACCGACGTGAAAACCTGGGGTGATCTGGGCGTGACGGGCGACCTGGCCAACAAGCCGGTTCAACTGTTCGGTCGTAACTCGGTATCCGGCACCTACGGCTACTTCAAAGAAGAAGCCCTGTGCAAAGGCGACTACAAGCCAAACGTCAACGAACAACCAGGCTCGGCTTCGGTCGTGCAGTCGATCAGCTCCTCGCTGAACGGCATCGGTTACTCGGGCATCGGCTACAAAACCGCTAGCGTGAAGACAGTGGCTCTGGCCAAGAAAGGCAGCACTGAGTTCATCGAAGACACCGAAGAAAACACCCTGAACGGCAAGTACCCGCTGTCGCGTTTCCTCTACGTTTACGTCAACAAAGCCCCGAACAAGCCTCTGGCCCCGCTGGAAGCCGAGTTCGTGAAACTGATTCTGTCCAAACAGGGTCAGGAAGTTGTAGTGAAAGACGGCTACATCCCACTGCCAGCCAAGGTTGCTGCAAAAGCACTGGCTGACCTGGGTCTGCAAGAAGGCGGTAGCGTCGCAAAGAAGTAA
- a CDS encoding MFS transporter — protein sequence MTTAPSSIAQPTQPARPLTRNDYKTLSLSALGGALEFYDFIIFVFFATVVGKLFFPADMPEWLRLMQTFGIFAAGYLARPLGGIVMAHFGDLLGRKKMFTLSIFMMAVPTLIMGLLPTYAQIGMWAPILLLLMRVIQGAAIGGEVPGAWVFVSEHVPQRHIGYACGTLTSGLTAGILLGSLVATAINSLYTPVEVADYAWRIPFLLGGVFGLFSVYLRRWLHETPVFAELQLRKALAEEVPLRAVLRDHRGAILISMLLTWLLSAAIVVLILMTPTVLQTVHHFSATTALQSNSVAIVFLSVGCIIAGALADRFGAGRVFVFGCAALLASSWTFYHSLAEHPDWLFPMYALTGLLVGTIGAVPYVMVKAFPPVVRFSGLSFSYNVAYAIFGGLTPMIVSLLLKESPMGPAYYVAVLCGVGILVGAYLWKKGR from the coding sequence ATGACCACAGCGCCCTCGAGCATCGCGCAGCCGACCCAGCCCGCACGTCCGTTGACCCGCAATGATTACAAGACTTTATCGCTGTCCGCCCTGGGCGGCGCGCTGGAGTTCTACGACTTCATCATTTTCGTGTTCTTCGCCACGGTGGTCGGCAAGCTGTTCTTCCCGGCCGATATGCCCGAGTGGCTGCGCCTGATGCAGACCTTTGGCATCTTTGCCGCCGGCTACCTGGCGCGGCCGCTGGGCGGCATTGTGATGGCGCACTTCGGCGACCTGTTGGGTCGCAAGAAGATGTTCACCCTGAGTATTTTCATGATGGCGGTGCCGACCCTGATCATGGGTTTGCTGCCGACGTACGCGCAGATCGGCATGTGGGCGCCGATCCTGTTGCTGCTGATGCGCGTGATTCAAGGCGCGGCGATTGGCGGTGAAGTGCCTGGCGCATGGGTCTTCGTTTCCGAACACGTGCCGCAGCGGCACATCGGCTACGCCTGCGGCACCCTGACCAGCGGTCTGACCGCGGGCATCCTCCTGGGCTCACTGGTTGCCACGGCGATCAACAGCCTTTACACGCCGGTGGAAGTGGCGGATTACGCATGGCGGATCCCATTCCTGCTGGGTGGCGTGTTTGGTCTGTTCTCGGTTTACCTGCGCCGCTGGCTGCACGAGACGCCAGTGTTCGCCGAACTGCAACTGCGCAAGGCCCTGGCCGAAGAAGTGCCGCTGCGCGCTGTGTTGCGCGACCATCGCGGGGCGATTCTGATTTCCATGCTGCTGACCTGGTTGCTGTCCGCTGCCATCGTGGTGTTGATTTTGATGACCCCGACCGTGTTGCAGACGGTTCACCACTTCTCGGCGACCACCGCCCTGCAGTCCAACAGCGTGGCGATCGTGTTCCTGAGCGTTGGCTGCATCATTGCCGGTGCCCTGGCAGATCGCTTCGGCGCAGGCCGGGTGTTCGTGTTCGGCTGTGCTGCGTTACTGGCCAGCTCCTGGACCTTCTACCACAGCCTGGCCGAGCATCCTGACTGGCTGTTCCCTATGTACGCCTTGACTGGCTTGCTGGTGGGCACCATCGGCGCGGTTCCGTATGTCATGGTCAAGGCATTCCCGCCGGTGGTGCGCTTCAGCGGCCTGTCGTTCTCTTATAACGTGGCTTACGCCATCTTCGGTGGCCTGACGCCGATGATCGTGAGCCTGCTGCTCAAGGAGAGCCCGATGGGCCCGGCGTATTACGTCGCGGTTCTGTGCGGGGTCGGGATCCTGGTGGGGGCGTATCTCTGGAAGAAGGGGCGCTGA
- a CDS encoding acyl-CoA thioesterase, with amino-acid sequence MIELEQEDPIPQGDLALQITALPRETNGFGDIFGGWLVAQMDLAGTAMASKVAGGRVATVAIDRMAFLVPVAVGAQLSFYTQALEIGRSSIQMMVEVWSDDPLSSEWRKVTEAVFVFVAIDGSGRTRSVPPRAR; translated from the coding sequence ATGATAGAGCTCGAACAAGAAGATCCAATCCCGCAAGGCGACCTGGCCCTGCAAATCACCGCGCTTCCTCGTGAAACCAACGGTTTCGGCGATATTTTCGGCGGCTGGCTGGTGGCGCAGATGGATTTGGCCGGCACCGCAATGGCCAGCAAAGTCGCTGGCGGCCGGGTGGCTACCGTGGCGATCGATCGCATGGCGTTCCTGGTTCCGGTGGCGGTGGGCGCTCAGCTCTCCTTCTATACCCAGGCACTGGAAATCGGCCGCAGCTCGATTCAGATGATGGTCGAAGTCTGGAGCGACGATCCGCTGTCGAGCGAGTGGCGTAAAGTCACTGAAGCCGTGTTTGTGTTTGTTGCCATCGATGGCAGCGGTCGCACCCGTTCGGTTCCGCCACGCGCGCGTTAA
- a CDS encoding D-hexose-6-phosphate mutarotase: MSTPNVEAVKLDELNCWRIRHGQAELLVAQQGAHILSYQLAGQPPLIWLNDEAVFKTGKSIRAGVPVCWPWFGNLSRNPQSVQAMRVSNEPPTAHGFVRAMDWELGGIETEGESLKVEFVLPYPEGGFPGWPHQVDLKLSIRLDEQLHISLTSHNQGTDTVTISQALHSYFAVSDVRNVHVEGLDGLNYIETLEDWKTKTQTGDLRFTGETDRIYLNTPAKLSIVDPAWERHIELTSSGSRTAVIWNPWIDRAAAFSDMADDGWQRMLCIETANVMDDVITLKPGATHTLGVNIASTPL, from the coding sequence ATGAGCACGCCCAACGTTGAAGCCGTAAAACTGGATGAACTGAACTGCTGGCGCATCCGCCACGGTCAGGCCGAATTGCTGGTGGCCCAGCAAGGCGCGCACATCCTGAGTTATCAATTGGCTGGCCAACCGCCGCTGATCTGGCTCAACGACGAGGCTGTGTTCAAGACCGGCAAGAGCATCCGCGCCGGCGTGCCGGTGTGCTGGCCGTGGTTCGGCAACCTTTCGCGCAACCCGCAGAGCGTCCAGGCGATGCGCGTCAGCAACGAACCGCCGACCGCCCACGGCTTTGTACGGGCGATGGACTGGGAGCTGGGCGGCATCGAAACCGAAGGGGAAAGCCTGAAGGTGGAATTTGTCCTGCCCTACCCCGAAGGCGGCTTTCCGGGCTGGCCGCATCAGGTGGATTTGAAGTTGAGCATTCGACTGGATGAGCAACTGCACATCAGCCTGACCAGCCACAACCAGGGCACCGATACCGTCACCATCAGCCAGGCGCTGCACAGCTATTTCGCGGTCAGCGACGTGCGCAATGTGCACGTTGAAGGGCTGGATGGCTTGAATTACATCGAGACCCTGGAAGACTGGAAAACCAAGACCCAGACCGGTGACCTGCGCTTTACCGGCGAGACCGATCGCATCTACCTGAACACCCCGGCGAAGCTGAGCATTGTCGATCCGGCGTGGGAGCGGCACATCGAGCTGACCAGCAGCGGTTCGCGCACGGCAGTGATCTGGAACCCGTGGATTGATCGCGCGGCGGCGTTCAGTGATATGGCAGACGATGGCTGGCAGCGCATGCTGTGCATCGAGACGGCGAATGTGATGGATGATGTGATCACGCTGAAACCGGGCGCCACCCACACCCTCGGTGTGAACATCGCCAGCACACCTCTCTAA
- a CDS encoding DUF3299 domain-containing protein: MRRLLLTLLLLGSGLAHAGELPETDWLELMPKSDQKALEAMPEIDHNSPEANGTFTEKGGMKQSKGLPAVMYSTKTVPSMNDRNIRIGGYPVPLESDAKGRSTLFFLVPYPGACIHVPPPPPNQLVLVRYPKGLKLDDIYTPLWVTGTLKIEKVNNDLADAAYALDAAKVRVVQESDL, translated from the coding sequence ATGCGCCGTCTTCTGTTGACTCTTCTTCTACTGGGTTCGGGCCTTGCCCATGCCGGCGAACTGCCGGAAACCGACTGGCTCGAACTGATGCCCAAGTCGGACCAGAAAGCCCTCGAGGCCATGCCCGAAATCGATCACAACTCCCCCGAAGCCAATGGCACCTTTACCGAAAAGGGTGGCATGAAGCAGAGCAAGGGCTTGCCGGCGGTGATGTACTCCACCAAAACCGTGCCGTCGATGAACGACAGGAACATTCGTATCGGCGGTTATCCGGTGCCGCTGGAATCAGACGCCAAGGGCCGCAGCACGCTGTTCTTCCTCGTGCCATATCCGGGCGCCTGCATCCACGTGCCGCCACCGCCGCCTAACCAGTTGGTGCTGGTGCGCTATCCGAAAGGGTTGAAGCTGGATGATATCTACACGCCGCTCTGGGTGACCGGCACGTTGAAGATCGAGAAGGTCAACAACGATCTGGCTGATGCGGCGTATGCGCTGGATGCGGCGAAAGTTCGGGTGGTGCAGGAATCAGATCTCTAG
- a CDS encoding GlsB/YeaQ/YmgE family stress response membrane protein has protein sequence MGIIGTIFIGLIVGLLARFLKPGDDSMGWIMTILLGIGGSLAATYGGQALGFYQAGQGAGFLGALVGAVVLLVIYGLIKKN, from the coding sequence ATGGGAATTATCGGAACCATCTTTATCGGCTTGATTGTCGGCCTGCTGGCCCGGTTCCTGAAACCGGGTGATGACAGCATGGGTTGGATCATGACCATCCTGCTCGGTATCGGCGGTTCGCTGGCGGCCACTTACGGCGGTCAGGCCCTGGGCTTCTATCAGGCCGGCCAGGGCGCGGGCTTCCTGGGTGCGCTGGTTGGCGCCGTGGTATTGCTGGTGATCTACGGCTTGATCAAAAAGAACTGA
- a CDS encoding 5-(carboxyamino)imidazole ribonucleotide synthase: MKIGVIGGGQLGRMLALAGTPLGMNFAFLDPAPDACAAALGEHLRADYGDQDHLRQLAEEVDLVTFEFESVPAETVAFLSQFVPVYPSAEALRIARDRWFEKSMFKDLGIPTPAFADIQSQADLEAAVASIGLPAVLKTRTLGYDGKGQKVLRTAEDVVGTFAELGSVACLLEGFVPFTGEVSLIAVRARDGETKFYPLVHNTHDSGILKLSVASTDHPLQALAEDYSSRVLKQLNYVGVMAFEFFEVDGGLKANEIAPRVHNSGHWTTEGAECSQFENHLRAVAGLSLGSTAKVGESAMLNFIGKVPETEKVLAIADCHLHHYGKAFKVGRKVGHANLRCADRETLAAQILKVEALIAE; the protein is encoded by the coding sequence ATGAAGATCGGTGTAATCGGTGGCGGCCAGTTGGGTCGCATGTTGGCGCTGGCGGGTACTCCGCTGGGCATGAACTTCGCTTTCCTGGACCCCGCGCCGGATGCTTGCGCAGCCGCGTTGGGCGAACACCTGCGGGCCGATTACGGCGATCAGGATCACCTGCGTCAGCTGGCCGAAGAAGTCGATCTGGTGACGTTCGAGTTCGAAAGCGTCCCGGCCGAAACCGTGGCATTCCTGTCGCAGTTCGTCCCGGTCTACCCGAGCGCCGAAGCCCTGCGCATCGCCCGCGATCGCTGGTTCGAGAAGAGCATGTTCAAGGACCTGGGGATTCCCACCCCGGCGTTCGCCGACATCCAGTCGCAAGCCGATCTGGAGGCCGCCGTGGCCTCCATCGGTCTGCCAGCCGTATTGAAAACCCGCACCCTGGGTTACGACGGCAAGGGCCAGAAAGTCCTGCGCACCGCTGAAGACGTGGTCGGCACCTTCGCTGAACTGGGCAGCGTTGCCTGCCTGCTGGAAGGCTTCGTGCCGTTCACCGGCGAAGTGTCGCTGATTGCCGTGCGTGCCCGCGATGGCGAAACCAAGTTCTACCCGCTGGTTCACAACACCCACGACAGTGGCATCCTCAAGCTGTCCGTAGCCAGCACCGACCACCCGTTGCAAGCCTTGGCCGAAGACTACTCCAGCCGCGTGCTCAAGCAGTTGAACTACGTTGGCGTGATGGCGTTCGAGTTCTTTGAAGTCGACGGTGGCCTGAAGGCCAACGAAATTGCGCCGCGCGTTCACAACTCCGGGCACTGGACCACCGAAGGCGCCGAATGCAGCCAGTTCGAAAACCACCTGCGGGCCGTTGCCGGTCTCTCGCTGGGGTCGACGGCCAAGGTGGGCGAGAGCGCGATGCTCAACTTCATCGGCAAAGTGCCAGAGACCGAAAAAGTCCTGGCCATCGCCGATTGCCATCTGCATCACTACGGCAAAGCGTTCAAGGTCGGCCGCAAGGTCGGTCACGCCAACCTGCGTTGTGCAGACCGCGAGACACTGGCGGCACAGATCCTCAAGGTCGAAGCGCTGATCGCCGAATAA